A genomic window from Sporosarcina sp. Marseille-Q4063 includes:
- a CDS encoding transposase, whose amino-acid sequence MPRRKRNWHPHAYYHVSMRGNNRQNIFQTQEDITELMRIMEYGAAKDGFTMLAYCVMSNHYHLLIRSEYVDLAKVMARINRRYSDYYAKRYSHVGRIYEKRYFSKQANGPNAILAISSYIHRNPIDTQIPIVEKPEDYLYSSYRYYANEELTPPSFLRTNVVAYLLPNPIDKTNQAYCQYCLTYKQVAEEDKQLEV is encoded by the coding sequence TTGCCAAGACGTAAACGAAACTGGCATCCGCACGCCTACTATCATGTCAGTATGCGTGGGAATAACAGGCAAAATATCTTTCAAACACAAGAGGATATCACGGAGCTAATGCGCATTATGGAATACGGCGCAGCAAAAGACGGTTTCACGATGCTCGCATATTGTGTCATGTCGAATCATTACCATTTATTGATCCGCTCAGAATACGTAGACCTTGCAAAAGTCATGGCGCGAATCAATCGAAGATACAGTGACTATTACGCAAAACGATATTCACACGTCGGTCGAATCTATGAAAAAAGATATTTTTCCAAACAAGCAAATGGGCCAAATGCAATTCTTGCCATCAGCAGCTACATACATCGGAATCCAATCGACACCCAAATTCCGATAGTGGAAAAGCCCGAAGATTACCTTTATAGTTCATATCGCTATTACGCAAATGAAGAACTGACCCCGCCAAGTTTTTTGAGAACGAATGTAGTCGCCTACTTGCTTCCAAATCCGATTGATAAAACGAATCAGGCTTATTGCCAATATTGTCTGACGTATAAGCAGGTTGCGGAAGAGGATAAACAGTTGGAAGTGTGA
- a CDS encoding phosphate ABC transporter ATP-binding protein: protein MNKLYEPALHFREVDYSVGDIHILKKITGSFPKGKITTLVGPSGAGKTTLLKLCNGLIAPTSGDILIHKKSIARWNPIELRRFVGIALQSAPMIAGTVFQNLSLPLELRGEKLTEEDAIRFLEDVGLEDEFLHWKTDDLSGGQRQKVSIARTLINRSEILLLDEITSALDRTSLNEIEELITKINRKYGVTIIWITHNLDQALSIGDYTWVMMGGEVIETGESELLKSPKNELVKQFVRGDLS from the coding sequence ATGAATAAATTATATGAACCTGCGCTTCATTTTCGTGAAGTTGATTATTCGGTTGGTGATATACATATTTTGAAAAAAATTACGGGTTCCTTTCCAAAAGGGAAAATTACAACGCTTGTTGGCCCTTCCGGTGCGGGGAAAACGACATTGCTAAAATTGTGTAATGGCCTAATTGCACCGACTTCCGGGGATATTTTGATTCATAAAAAGTCGATTGCAAGATGGAATCCTATTGAATTGAGACGTTTTGTCGGAATTGCGCTTCAAAGTGCGCCGATGATTGCGGGGACGGTTTTTCAAAATCTATCGCTTCCTTTAGAACTTCGCGGTGAAAAGTTAACTGAAGAAGATGCGATTAGATTTCTAGAGGATGTCGGGCTAGAGGATGAATTTTTACATTGGAAAACCGATGATTTATCAGGAGGTCAGCGCCAAAAGGTATCGATTGCCCGAACGCTGATTAACCGTTCTGAAATTTTGTTGTTGGATGAGATCACGTCGGCTTTAGACCGGACTTCATTAAATGAAATCGAAGAATTAATCACCAAAATCAATCGAAAATACGGTGTGACCATAATTTGGATTACGCATAATTTGGACCAAGCACTGTCAATCGGGGATTACACTTGGGTGATGATGGGCGGAGAAGTCATTGAAACAGGAGAAAGCGAGCTGTTGAAATCACCGAAAAATGAACTTGTGAAGCAATTTGTTCGAGGTGATTTATCATGA
- the fetB gene encoding iron export ABC transporter permease subunit FetB, whose amino-acid sequence MTYVTLSITLIFVVIPLILSRTLKLGLEKDTIIATIRSIIQLLAVGYVLKFVFDSENPIYIFFMAALMIVAATQNARTKGKSIKGITWKIAVTLIFVEVLTQSIMLGFNIIPATAQYVISTSGMVIGNSMVLSILFLNRFTAEVESHEDETELILSLGGTPKQAINRQLINSIKASMIPTIESQKTMGLVQLPGIMSGQIIAGADPVQAVQYQLLIIFLLLTTASVTSILLGFLSYPSLFNERMQLLRK is encoded by the coding sequence ATGACATATGTAACATTATCCATCACGCTTATTTTTGTCGTTATCCCTCTAATTTTATCCAGGACGCTTAAGTTAGGATTAGAAAAAGACACGATTATTGCGACAATCAGGTCGATTATACAGCTATTAGCAGTTGGATATGTGCTGAAATTCGTATTTGATTCAGAAAATCCTATATATATCTTCTTCATGGCGGCGCTCATGATCGTGGCGGCGACGCAAAATGCGCGCACAAAAGGGAAGTCGATTAAAGGGATTACGTGGAAAATCGCAGTCACGCTTATTTTTGTCGAAGTGCTGACGCAAAGCATCATGCTGGGCTTCAACATCATTCCAGCAACAGCGCAATATGTCATTTCAACAAGTGGAATGGTCATCGGAAACTCGATGGTGCTGTCGATTTTATTTCTAAATCGTTTCACAGCGGAAGTGGAATCACATGAGGATGAAACCGAATTGATACTCTCACTAGGTGGGACGCCAAAACAAGCAATCAACAGGCAGCTCATAAATTCGATTAAAGCGAGCATGATTCCAACAATCGAAAGCCAAAAGACGATGGGTCTCGTTCAACTGCCCGGAATTATGAGCGGCCAGATCATTGCCGGCGCTGATCCGGTCCAAGCAGTCCAATATCAATTACTCATTATCTTCTTATTGCTCACAACCGCATCAGTCACAAGTATTTTACTCGGCTTTTTATCCTATCCAAGTCTTTTTAACGAGCGAATGCAATTGTTGAGAAAGTAA
- a CDS encoding VanZ family protein — MFLFRLFILAYMAFIFVATCTSDPHAFLYQQIVSFKIDSSPVFGDLFIIGDIPLTSGFYLIQKTAHVLGFGLLYILLLRGFNNMKIAFVISGSYALVTEVLQLYFSRSGRLFDVGIDLAGIYLAYLFCKSFSKAIILNETHEDSKLV; from the coding sequence TTGTTTTTATTCCGCTTGTTTATCCTCGCCTATATGGCATTCATATTCGTTGCAACTTGTACATCTGATCCCCATGCATTTTTGTACCAACAGATTGTAAGCTTTAAAATAGATTCTTCGCCCGTGTTCGGCGACTTGTTTATTATTGGCGATATTCCATTGACGAGCGGCTTTTACTTGATTCAAAAAACAGCGCATGTCTTGGGATTTGGGTTGCTTTATATTCTGCTGCTCCGTGGGTTTAACAACATGAAAATTGCATTCGTAATAAGTGGATCGTATGCGTTGGTAACAGAAGTTTTGCAACTGTATTTTTCCCGTAGCGGAAGATTATTCGATGTAGGGATTGATTTGGCAGGTATTTACCTGGCCTATTTATTTTGCAAATCCTTTTCTAAGGCTATTATTTTGAATGAAACCCATGAAGACAGCAAGCTTGTATGA